In Microplitis mediator isolate UGA2020A chromosome 2, iyMicMedi2.1, whole genome shotgun sequence, a single window of DNA contains:
- the LOC130678623 gene encoding NADH-ubiquinone oxidoreductase 49 kDa subunit, translating to MATNVLRTVWKKSGLFVNDGKILLQNVSPLIAVNQKRNAGAWYPDAEWLRQFSGPVLYPADGVKWDYQPPLDLPVVLEKNVRNTRINFGPQHPAAHGVLRLVLELEGEYVKAADPHIGLLHRGTEKLIEYKTYMQALPYFDRLDYVSMMCNEQCFSLAIEKLLNIEIPLRAKYIRTLFAEITRILNHIMGIGTHALDIGALTPFFWLFEEREKLMEFYERVSGARMHAAYVRPGGVSQDLPLGIMDDIYQWASQYGAQIDQVDDLLTRNAIWKDRTMGIGVVTAQQALDWGFSGVMLRGSGYKWDIRKSEPYDAYSLVDFDVPIGISGDCYDRYLCRIEEMRQSLRIIEQCLNQMPAGEIKVDDNKIVPPSRSEMKTSMESLIHHFKLFSQGFQVPPGATYTAIEAPKGEFGVYLVSDGSSKPYRCKIKAPGFAHLAALQEMGPKHFLADIVAIIGTMDVVFGEIDR from the exons ATGGCGACGAATGTATTGAGAACGGTATGGAAAAAATCCGGATTATTTGTCAATGATGGAAAgatattattacaaaatgtcagTCCTCTGATTGCTGTCAA cCAGAAGAGAAATGCTGGTGCTTGGTATCCGGATGCAGAATGGCTGCGGCAGTTTAGCGGGCCGGTTCTTTATCCAGCCGATGGTGTTAAATGGGATTACCAACCTCCGCTAGATCTTCCAGTTGTACTTGAGAAAAATGTTAGAAATACTCGAATTAATTTCGGTCCACAACATCCAGCAGCTCACGGTGTATTGCGTTTGGTTCTGGAGTTGGAGGGAGAGTATGTAAAAGCTGCTGATCCTCATATTGGATTACTTCATCGTGGAACTGAAAAACTCATCGAGTATAAAACATACATGCAGGCGTTGCCATACTTTGATCGATTGGATTACGTATCTATGATGTGCAATGAGCAATGTTTTTCACTCGCTATTGAAAAATTGCTAAACATCGAAATTCCATTGAGAGCTAAGTACATAAGAA CGCTCTTTGCTGAAATTACACGTATTCTCAATCACATCATGGGAATCGGAACTCATGCATTGGATATTGGAGCCTTGACACCATTTTTCTGGCTATTTGAGGAACGTGAAAAGCTTATGGAGTTTTATGAACGTGTGAGTGGTGCTCGTATGCATGCTGCGTACGTTCGTCCTGGCGGTGTGTCACAGGATTTACCACTGGGTATTATGGATGATATTTATCAATGGGCATCTCAGTACGGTGCTCAAATAGATCAAGTTGATGATTTGTTGACGAGAAATGCCATTTGGAAAGATCGAACAATGGGCATTGGAGTTGTCACCGCTCAGCAGGCATTAGATTGGGGATTCAGTGGTGTAATGTTGCGTGGATCTGGATACAAATGGGATATTCGCAAGTCAGAGCCTTATGATGCCTATAGTCTTGTTGATTTTGATGTACCGATTGGTATTTCTGGAGATTGTTACGAcag atACTTGTGTCGTATCGAAGAAATGCGTCAGTCATTGCGTATTATCGAACAATGCTTAAATCAAATGCCTGCTGGAGAAATAAAAgttgatgataataaaatagtacCGCCAAGTCGTAGTGAAATGAAAACAAGTATGGAATCACTGATTCATCACTTTAAATTATTCAGTCAGGGCTTCCAAGTACCACCGGGCGCAACCTACACGGCTATTGAAGCACCTAAAGGTGAATTTGGAGTTTACTTGGTAAGTGACGGCAGTAGTAAACCGTATCGGTGTAAAATAAAGGCGCCTGGTTTTGCTCATTTGGCTGCATTGCAAGAAATGGGACCGAAACATTTCCTTGCTGATATCGTCGCTATTATTGGTACTATGGATGTTGTATTCGGTGAAATTGATCGATAA